The window TGACCCAACAAatgtttaattaaacttatggttataaaattgaaCCTTAGGTTAAAAATAATGTTTggcattataattaaattacttatgatataaaagtaattaattttaattaagacttatgatatatatttattatatcatttaataattgcttatgatttaattattcatttaattaaacttatgattaataatttattattaattaataatacttatgatatgattaaatatttattattaattaataatacttatgttatgattaatatttaattaattaattaaatatttatgatgtattatttatatcatttaaacttatgttaactttataattcaaattaatttaattaaactcatgatatgacatgattatacatatatgaatttaaataatattataacttatattattaatattaatataatatacactttatcaatgttgactaattttgaccaaggttgactgttgagttgactttcgattgaattagactttcagttgacttttgttgactttctaattaaggaaactttcttaacttaaaaaatttccaaaaatagaaactttccaaaaatagaaactttccgaaaataaaaaatttctaaaaatagaaagtatgtgttatacgctgtcctgatcttACCAAAACATaccgagtgttgttctatgcttatttgtaataagtactatagctatcatactaagacttgacctaagttagttatttatatcgacctgctttatttataggtcagcgttgtgatcattcttgatcactttatcatttgctgttcgcatttatgtgttgttgcttcgtttacgttaaggtgagttatagtcccatttttctattttaaatcttttgggatgagaatacatgcaatttattttacatattggacacaagtggaatttagtttaaattattcattgtgagtcgaacgaaaatattccctaatctggtaattttaatcactggttcctactggtgaacgcgaatcctatggatagatctatcgggcctgacagccccatttcgtgctagtcgcgctagcagttacagatagaatgtattagtacttcgtattttggaagatacacctGTCCAGTGTGTATTTttatattggttttgttaagggtatggagttgttaagttattaccaggtggctcacgggttaatggaataatatttttatatattttcaagcatataattttgtggtccaaaatgggtctttatgtttttaaacataaatttttatagtttaaattaaatattgtttacaatattaaacctataattcactcaacatttttgttgacagtttactctcatgttttattctcaggctcatgattgattgcttccgctgtgcttagagagtctgcatatttttgatggcagcttttgttaaacattaacttgcattctattttgatatattaaattgtgggtgtttgttgactttgttttggtcaacttttggttaagaatttatgtatggtttttctaaacttaaatATTTTAGTAGGTTTCCTGTATAGGAaatcctttaaaaaaaaaaaagaatgcaaggttatttatcaaattcatatagagttatgatcaagctgtgagaCCAAGATATGATGGTCATCAAGTgcactttgacgggtcgttaaatcgTGCGTCTTCAAGCGATTACCCATAGCCAGCCAAAGCACAAACGAATGTCTTGGGATGCAATGAGCAAACCATACAATATAGAACCAATCCACATCAGTTGCACAATGTCGAATAGAATTCCATGCTATATTAACCGAAAATGGGCACAGATTTCCACTTAAGTCACGCCAACAGAGCCTATCATGAGTATTCCTTATGATCACTTGATTTGTATTATTAATTACATGATACAAATTATGCCTTTCAATAGGCCAGGTCCACGCATTATTATGCCAAATATCACATAGTTTATCATTTGGATGAAAACCAGCAGCATGAATGGATCTTCTCGAAATCACCTCAGAAAGAGGGCCGTTCTCGCACCAGTTATCAAACCAAACTGAAATATTTTCGCCATTACCCACTTCAAAAAAGAAGAATTTACGAACCAAATGATGAATACTAAGTAGCTTCCGCCAACTCCAACTAGCATCATAAGGAACAGGTAAATCCCAGAAATTACGATCACCAATACGATAAGCATGAATCCATTGGATCCACAATGACTTCTTATTGGATAAGAGGCGCCAAATGTGATTAGACATAAGAGCAACATTCCATTCACGCAATCGTCTAATAcccaacctgtagtgacccgaacttttccatgattatatattatatgagattcatatttacatgattaaatgtttccaacatgttaagcaatcaaacttgttaagacttgattaattgaaactatgTAATCGTTTAACCACCCAGTTTATCTGATGATTtacgaacgttataacttatatgtgacatgataatatatatatgaacatatatatatatgtttaacatgatgatatgataattaagtatctaattatgtattttaacaatgaacaatatacataaaacaagactattaactcaaggatttcaaaacgatatttatatgtaacgattatcgttgtaacggcgtctttatatatatatatatatatatatatatatatatatatatatatatatatatatatatatatatatatatatatatatatatatatatatatatatatatatatatatatatatatatatatatatatatcgtattaagatatattaatacactatgttatcatgataatataacaatttaacacctcattagatataataacaatggattaattgcattaaacgagatcgttaacttaaaggtttcaaaacaacgcatgcatgtaacgactaacgatgatttaacaactcgattaaaatgtatatatatgtagtgtattaagatgtattaatacacttttgaaagacttcaagacatatatcaaaatacttctacttaacaaaaatggttacaattacattcccattcgttctcatcaagaattctactcgtattcgtttggTATtgcactcgtacaatacctagcttttagatgtacatactattagtatatacactttaatgatcagctcttagcagccttaatgagtcatcaagacatgtgggaatcataatttggcaactagcatgaaatatctaacaaaacaacaaactaatggagcctatattgactcccTCAATTCACGTCCACatgcacacacacaaacacatttccatttcaactttcatgcatcaaattgatctctctcttgttctttcattatatcctaagtgttcttcatcatcttcatcaagttctACATCATCTAGCTCATAAACTCAACCTTTGATCACCATACAAAATAACTACTTAAGAACACatcaaaaacactttcaagtttactagattacttccaagctttcaaatccattccaagaaaTCATCGAAGATCAAGAAacgtttgttatttacagtaggttatctttataattcaaggtaatattcatattcaaactttgattcgatttctataactataactatcttaattcaagtagtaatcttacttgaacttgttttcgtgtcatgattctacttcaagaacttccaggccatccaagatcctttgaagcttaagatcatttcttgttatttccagtaggtttacctactatatttgaggtagtgatgatgttaatAACAGCATTCGATTCATacctatataactatattattcgaagaatataaattgtaatcactagaacatagtttagttaattctaaacttattcgcaaacaaagttaatacttctaacttgacttttaaaaacaatttAACAtattttttatatctatatgatatgctaacttaatgatttaatacttggaaacacgaagaacaccgtaaaaccggacatacgccgtcgtagtgaaaccggggactgttttgggttggataattaaaaactatgataatctttgatttaaaagttgtttttctgggaaaatgatatttcatatgaacatgaaactatattcaaaaatcatggttaaactcaaagtagaagtatgtttttcaaaatggtcatcaagatgtcgttgtttgacggaaatgactacctctttaaaaataggCATGTTGCTTGTAActtcgactataaaccaccacttttttagtttatttttacaaattttagttcgttatgaaaccataacaatttgattcactcaaaacggatttataatgaagaagttataagcaaaacaatattggttaaaaatggctaaattgactacgtgatgattttacaaaaatctatactaaccacatCCTagttaacttttcttgtattatacaagtATTCTAACATTTTATGAGTATTTCcatgtaatatactagtctcggatgagtccgagacaatatcatgtaatcttgattagttaagacattagttacacaatacgtcggataaatcgaaagacccacatacacaatatgtgtaactacaatagcggtatcgtgggtcatgattgagtcttatacaatacgtgtatactatgttttgattattacagggtgatattttgaattatatatgtactactaacatCGAACTactaattttggactactaacgttggactgttaacttgacaacttaaatcgtcaaaacgtaaataaaaatatgatgtgaatatatttctatcataccttgatatatatgtatatatttgttataggttcgtgaatcaacccgtggccaagtcttattcttgacgaattgaaaatctgtgaaagtgagttatagtcccatttttactatcgaatatttttgggatgagaatacatgcagttttataaatgttttacaaaataggcacaagtacttgaaactacattctatggttggattattatactagATATCactctttttagtctggtaatttaagaattagggaacagaaaccctaattgacgcgaatcctaaagatagatctattaggcccaacgaaccccatccgggttacggatgctttagtacttcgattttatcatgtccgatgagagtcccggaatgatggggatattgatgttatatttttattacgaaatactattaaatacgatacaattttacacaagttatttatttatttatagagtggatatacctaaaccttgctacaacactataagcagtgtatctaatcgtacagtagtgtagtttttagtaagtccggttcgttccgtagGGAGCtagacaagtttaacgctatatttattttaaactatatttgtataaataaataaatatatatatatatatatatatatatatatatatatatatatatatatatatatatatatatatatatatatatatatatatatatatatatatatatatatatatatatatatatatatatatatatatatatatattataaaagggggggttttaccgtttaatgactggtttgtcgattttaaataaagcgtaaagataaatgacgataatataaatgacagaatttaaattgtgataaagtaaattatagtaattaaaatgacagtaaataaaggtacgatggaatatgaaataaaagtattatgcttatttaaactttcgtaatcatgatgttgacgttttgattaattgttacccgggttaattatcctttgtcctggatttatttgatacctatctggtttttgtccataatagtccatcggtcataattatattatgctcatcaaattaaccttattcccgaaagtcaaatattccaactaattagggattcgaactgtaacaaggttttaatactttgtttaatgattacaccaggttatcgactgcgtgtaatccaaggttttaatactttgttaacaattacaccaattacccatgtatgtaatccacccctgttttaataagatatgaacattaatttacccatttaatcagaatgaataatcaattacccaacccgaataattaattaaatgatcgtaaaagatgtcgtataaacgtcactaaataggacatacataatcattttaataattattagattaactaatttgaagataggttcgacaggttccaatgagttgtcattcgattagacaataccccctacctattaatagtcaatagtccaatgttcacaagtgtcggtcttttgtccaaaccttaattatggtacaaaatccaataagcccatcttaatatttagtccaacatatgattacttcggttcaaataagaataataataacttagttacaagacattaatttaaaaaggaagaacataggttacagtgattatttattgcgtagcgttacattggcagagttccgacttaaaaacttaaaacattcgctaccataaccttattattattaaactttaatattaaaattataattaaaatataaatgtaatatatatttaagagagtgagagatagataattATATTGTgtacataactcgtccgaaaaactgactttttatagaacttggcctgctacagtaactcatgcgagtgcatgacttttgtgccttctggccatgcgatcgcatggccagctgttccagctcacattaagttttaaacgtgggctgcgcacatttatttaatatataatataatatatataattttatataattatatataattatatatattatattatattcttgtgcatagttgactcgtaattttagctccgttgactcgtacgtttcttctcggtttatgtcccggtgtcggatttttgaacgtccttttggatgctgagatattttgtactttgcgttccgcggctcatactcttgtaatttttagacgtttctcatcaataattcgaaccacttggattgtactttatactttttagctttttggtcatttgcgtcttcaaatcgtcattttcttcttttgtcttcgcacttatttatttaaatgaatattacataaaaatagaacaattacaactaaaagctttacatattggaaggatattgtgcctaaatatatgtttatttgaagcactatcaaatatccccacacttgagcgttgcttgtcctcaagcaatacagaacttaaaataaaatcacactttactcgaatcactttttttttattctcacactttatacatcagtgatattgatacggcggtatgaacaatgatagtaacgatgtagtttatagtcccacatgactatgaaaatttagatcctttaaggaaattggatctttatgaaaacatttgatctttcgaaaattcattctagcttttaccctagataagtttttcggaataacccttcaccggtgtttgcaaaatatttttgggggttttgtgggtttcagatttgaaaattttagctcaaaacttgcagttttgtgtcacctacttgctaatccttgtattaggaaagcacatgtccagtatacttgctccgtatattacctttcggtaaactaccatccagtatacttgctccgtatattacctttcggtaaactaccgtccagttgtaaaggaaagcgttgaataaacaactgttaaggcaatgtctaatgacatgcagatgttcatggtccacaacgtgtcggatgcaattactatcctttgtaggagcaacagtaaagatcaccctataattttttggtctggcacaaggtcctgtcttcgaccatgctatgcaaccaccgtttttacggttgacacccgatttggttcaggtgacctaatgaattccaagtgaatttctaggatttttactttcagtggtaatgaacgcattgaaaataggttttcagaaaacaaattggtttgtaattttgatcaaaatattttctcgttcaagctcgagtttagatatcattgaattccatgagtttgtaattctcaatctttaaagtcaaccttaaggattgagtaatatcaggcttaaaagctgatttttaatctttaaggagattatcctttctgggggtctgattcattagtcttatcaagctaatttgcacggcgccctccccattttacgatacagatcctctcatggttaggataagtctgaccacttggcgaccctgtttgatgctaaggtccgtggatttcctgctgattttagagatgacttttttagatttttcgtcaacctacagctggtctggacgacaacttcctgacctaaatcaagaagcgcgtgtctttttcggaagactttacttccttttaatgatggaattgattcatcgtgcagatccatctttctttcaaatatattacagtaaattaggtaaaactgattaaaatcgtcaaaAACAAAAGTACcttaataatcttgtacaaacatatgtgatatgtgttttaaataacttggtaaattcttcccacacttagcttttatttatttttctttgcctttttattctcctctattccattttaaatgaattctaacgttttgggttgtttctctatttatgttctttccgaggtaacaataatttcggtaataaaacctagttttatcgttcaaaaatatgtataaacatgattttgaattcattttattgaaaatttttcaaatttttacaaaatttggcaaataaactaagtgtaaacccgagagaatttataacccttccccacacttgagatcatgcaatgccctcatttgcatgaaatcagactataattataaattcatgagggtgattagtgtagaaaagtgattaaaaataccgagtttgcaaacatattattttatatcacatttgatattttgcgtcttgtcgtcaaaattagtcgcttttgctgaacttaatgtcagtctttgaaagtgcgctgttttaccctgttttgtacataagataaactacaaacatacataatatttttattatatattttttttataaaacctttatttattaaaacaatttaaatgaatatttttttttttaaattttgtttccttttactttaggtagtttcggtatgtttacctagtccgtccctcgacaaaatttaaaatttgtcgtttttaaagcgattgttttaaaagcaaagatttttgggttttttttttttttttggtatactttagatcaataaaattaaaaataatgataacaaaatttttcgccccgccctcgggtaaagcaatttcggttccatgacctagtcttcaacttacgatgaattttagaaatcatttttttaaacttaatgaaataaagtaattttttttttaaattcacacaaaacttaaatttaaaaatgcatattaatttcatacaaaacctacaaaacaacaattcagaactacacgagaacagaacaactaactctagacaacattttatttttagaacatttgaatctccccacacttaggtagctgtggtgtcgaaattgtgattaacttcatcatcaatttctcttggaccataatcaacttgcatatctgtgacttttgatttaagccattggtcggattcctgtgtaatatccacaaattcaacaagtttctccttttctttaggcgaaagattggatactaaccgattacataacttaaagttcccattggttctagcatcacgaatccgtttaataagtttcttcattgaactgttaataacggggtcatttaatttcttatcaataacggggttctttgttatcatgtcatcattaggttttacttcatcttccccacacttaggcattttattattgctaagcactaccgttggagttggtaaaacaatgtggtttttaccaatcatctttgttggttcaacggtattggttggtggagatttagcctttcgattcacaaaggtgaccgatttttcaccatcactaagtgtcattctaccctctcttacatcaaataacgccctggtggatgctaagaatggtcgacctaaaattcgagaaatgtttg of the Rutidosis leptorrhynchoides isolate AG116_Rl617_1_P2 chromosome 5, CSIRO_AGI_Rlap_v1, whole genome shotgun sequence genome contains:
- the LOC139849009 gene encoding uncharacterized protein, with the translated sequence MSNHIWRLLSNKKSLWIQWIHAYRIGDRNFWDLPVPYDASWSWRKLLSIHHLVRKFFFFEVGNGENISVWFDNWCENGPLSEVISRRSIHAAGFHPNDKLCDIWHNNAWTWPIERHNLYHVINNTNQVIIRNTHDRLCWRDLSGNLCPFSVNIAWNSIRHCATDVDWFYIVWFAHCIPRHSFVLWLAMGNRLKTHDLTTRQSALDDHHILVWDRVRNKMQLQIQQHVCSDVASELAHITHCKSARVIEAKLLLGASVYFLWQERNARIFKNQTRSVDKLMEVIFSTVRLKFMSLRWKNSIQAQTLKASWKIN